In Vanrija pseudolonga chromosome 4, complete sequence, a single window of DNA contains:
- the YJL163C_1 gene encoding uncharacterized protein has product MDPAPRTALRWHRKAHVVWVYAIVIGLTATLVIPAASRREEMIRLVCHVVEPIASRPTISRHDAGWDLETCKRSVKVQRRVAHINMVSHVASDLLGAATTAAWSSLSDRVGRCRILTVAVVGQALKGLSFLHVLVFPQSMVRTGGSVLYVGPVVDGLLGGEPLLAAVYTAYLADVTSVDNMAINTVGFSTVAAAIAVAAPMIGPALVSASGDRLLPFEFTLGLQIIFGLFVWLVIPESLSKDKRDTAQAEASQASAALQRSGRPGAAGDGGAQRSSCARLGRVIRRASHTLMRHSLAPLESLAVFRPVPRQPGDTRKGRDWNLFYLASVIFLLALAREESPEVQYVMFSFGWGQVELGRRASLIAMWRTATVCSIIPLYRFVVKPFLVKRIVATAHGDTSEEAPLLSDGGGDAESLQTRANIVADLVFLGTSILIECLGYIAKGANSAGSFWPYAIGTAVALAGAPGSLVLNPLLLELGPPERPAGRIFGASAVLSAVGGTLLNSLLFNTVFGATIGWYPPTLFVVAAGLYLIALVCVILVQAARVPRQ; this is encoded by the exons ATGGACCCAGCACCGCGAACCGCACTGCGATGGCATCGTAAAGCACACGTTGTCTGGGTGTACGCTATTGTGATAGGCCTCACAGCGACGCTTGTCATTCCCGCAGCCTCTCGGCGGGAGGAGATGATCCGGCTTGTGTGTCATGTTGTCGAGCCGATTGCAAGTAGGCCGACCATCTCGAGGC ATGACGCCGGATGGGACCTCGAGACATGCAAACGAAGCGTCAAAGTGCAGAGACGGGTGGCACACATCAACATGGTGTCGCATGTGGCCTCGGACCTCCTgggcgcagcgacgacggccgcatGGTCGAGCCTGTCCGACCGTGTCGGGCGCTGCAGGATCTTGACAGTCGCCGTGGTCGGCCAAGCGCTGAAGGGGCTGTCGTTTCTTCACGTGCTCGTCTTCCCACAGTCCATGGTGCGTACCGGCGGATCCGTGCTGTACGTTGGCCCAGTCGTCGATGGGCTGCTCGGAGGAGagcccctcctcgccgcagTCTACACTGCatacctcgccgacgtcacCTCGGTCGACAACATGGCCATCAACACGGTGGGGTTCAGCACGGTGGCGGCTGCCATCGCTGTCGCGGCGCCAATGATTGGGCCCGCGCTCGTCAGCGCTTCTGGTGACCG GCTGCTGCCATTCGAGTTCACACTGGGACTGCAGATAATCTTCGGCTTATTTGTGTGGTTGGTCATTCCCGAGTCGCTGTCCAAGGATAAACGTGACACGGCCCAGGCGGAGGCGTCTCAAGCCTCAGCAGCTCTCCAACGTTCTGGGAGACCCGGAGCAGCaggtgacggcggcgcccaACGCTCGTCCTgtgctcgcctcggccgcgtgATCAGACGGGCTTCCCACACCCTTATGCGGCACTCACTGGCTCCCCTGGAGTCGTTGGCCGTCTTCCGGCCTGTCCCCCGCCAACCCGGCGACACTCGCAAAGGAAGAGACTGGAACCTGTTCTATCTCGCTTCTGTCATATTCCTGCTCGCTCTCGCGCGT GAAGAGAGCCCCGAAGTCCAGTACGTCATGTTCTCCTTTGGCTGGGgccaggtcgagctcggccgtcgcgcctCGCTGATAGCCATGTGGCGCACCGCAACCGTCTGCTCCATCATTCCGC TGTATCGATTTGTCGTCAAGCCATTCTTGGTCAAACGTATCGTGGCTACCGCGCACGGCGACACCTCGGAAgaggcgccgctgctctctgacggcggcggtgatgcAGAATCTCTCCAGACCAGAGCTAacatcgtcgccgacctcgtgtTTCTCGGCACGTCCATCCTCATAGAGTGCTTGGGGTACATTGCCAAAGGCGCCAACTCGGCCGGCTCCTTTTGGCCATATGCCATCGGCACAGCCGTCGCCCTTGCGGGAGCGCCTGGATCACTGGTGCTCAACCCACTCttgctcgagctcggaccTCCCGAGCGACCGGCAGGCCGCATCTTTGGCGCCAGTGCGGTGCTCTCAGCCGTTGGCGGAACTCTGCTCAACTCGCTGCTGTTCAACACCGTGTTTGGAGCAACTATCGGGTGGTACCCGCCCACACTCttcgtcgttgccgccggcctgTATTTGATCGCATTGGTTTGTGTGATCCTTGTGCAGGCCGCGCGGGTGCCGCGACAGTGA
- the YJL163C_1 gene encoding uncharacterized protein codes for MDPAPRTALRWHRKAHVVWVYAIVIGLTATLVIPAASRREEMIRLVCHVVEPIASRPTISRRESWGGLTGALTRDDAGWDLETCKRSVKVQRRVAHINMVSHVASDLLGAATTAAWSSLSDRVGRCRILTVAVVGQALKGLSFLHVLVFPQSMVRTGGSVLYVGPVVDGLLGGEPLLAAVYTAYLADVTSVDNMAINTVGFSTVAAAIAVAAPMIGPALVSASGDRLLPFEFTLGLQIIFGLFVWLVIPESLSKDKRDTAQAEASQASAALQRSGRPGAAGDGGAQRSSCARLGRVIRRASHTLMRHSLAPLESLAVFRPVPRQPGDTRKGRDWNLFYLASVIFLLALAREESPEVQYVMFSFGWGQVELGRRASLIAMWRTATVCSIIPLYRFVVKPFLVKRIVATAHGDTSEEAPLLSDGGGDAESLQTRANIVADLVFLGTSILIECLGYIAKGANSAGSFWPYAIGTAVALAGAPGSLVLNPLLLELGPPERPAGRIFGASAVLSAVGGTLLNSLLFNTVFGATIGWYPPTLFVVAAGLYLIALVCVILVQAARVPRQ; via the exons ATGGACCCAGCACCGCGAACCGCACTGCGATGGCATCGTAAAGCACACGTTGTCTGGGTGTACGCTATTGTGATAGGCCTCACAGCGACGCTTGTCATTCCCGCAGCCTCTCGGCGGGAGGAGATGATCCGGCTTGTGTGTCATGTTGTCGAGCCGATTGCAAGTAGGCCGACCATCTCGAGGCGTGAGTCCTGGGGAGGGTTGACAGGCGCGCTTACCCGAGATGACGCCGGATGGGACCTCGAGACATGCAAACGAAGCGTCAAAGTGCAGAGACGGGTGGCACACATCAACATGGTGTCGCATGTGGCCTCGGACCTCCTgggcgcagcgacgacggccgcatGGTCGAGCCTGTCCGACCGTGTCGGGCGCTGCAGGATCTTGACAGTCGCCGTGGTCGGCCAAGCGCTGAAGGGGCTGTCGTTTCTTCACGTGCTCGTCTTCCCACAGTCCATGGTGCGTACCGGCGGATCCGTGCTGTACGTTGGCCCAGTCGTCGATGGGCTGCTCGGAGGAGagcccctcctcgccgcagTCTACACTGCatacctcgccgacgtcacCTCGGTCGACAACATGGCCATCAACACGGTGGGGTTCAGCACGGTGGCGGCTGCCATCGCTGTCGCGGCGCCAATGATTGGGCCCGCGCTCGTCAGCGCTTCTGGTGACCG GCTGCTGCCATTCGAGTTCACACTGGGACTGCAGATAATCTTCGGCTTATTTGTGTGGTTGGTCATTCCCGAGTCGCTGTCCAAGGATAAACGTGACACGGCCCAGGCGGAGGCGTCTCAAGCCTCAGCAGCTCTCCAACGTTCTGGGAGACCCGGAGCAGCaggtgacggcggcgcccaACGCTCGTCCTgtgctcgcctcggccgcgtgATCAGACGGGCTTCCCACACCCTTATGCGGCACTCACTGGCTCCCCTGGAGTCGTTGGCCGTCTTCCGGCCTGTCCCCCGCCAACCCGGCGACACTCGCAAAGGAAGAGACTGGAACCTGTTCTATCTCGCTTCTGTCATATTCCTGCTCGCTCTCGCGCGT GAAGAGAGCCCCGAAGTCCAGTACGTCATGTTCTCCTTTGGCTGGGgccaggtcgagctcggccgtcgcgcctCGCTGATAGCCATGTGGCGCACCGCAACCGTCTGCTCCATCATTCCGC TGTATCGATTTGTCGTCAAGCCATTCTTGGTCAAACGTATCGTGGCTACCGCGCACGGCGACACCTCGGAAgaggcgccgctgctctctgacggcggcggtgatgcAGAATCTCTCCAGACCAGAGCTAacatcgtcgccgacctcgtgtTTCTCGGCACGTCCATCCTCATAGAGTGCTTGGGGTACATTGCCAAAGGCGCCAACTCGGCCGGCTCCTTTTGGCCATATGCCATCGGCACAGCCGTCGCCCTTGCGGGAGCGCCTGGATCACTGGTGCTCAACCCACTCttgctcgagctcggaccTCCCGAGCGACCGGCAGGCCGCATCTTTGGCGCCAGTGCGGTGCTCTCAGCCGTTGGCGGAACTCTGCTCAACTCGCTGCTGTTCAACACCGTGTTTGGAGCAACTATCGGGTGGTACCCGCCCACACTCttcgtcgttgccgccggcctgTATTTGATCGCATTGGTTTGTGTGATCCTTGTGCAGGCCGCGCGGGTGCCGCGACAGTGA